TATAAGTTCGCAGGTAGCCTGTACCCCGGCTTCGGCATAGGTATTGCCCGCAGCAGAGCCGTTATATTCGTAAAGAAGCCAAAACCAATAAAAAGGGAGCTTGACTTCTCGCTCTTGATACACGTCAAAGGCCTTTGCCATGTGAAAAGGGACCTTGGGCAATACCTTAGCGCATATTTCTGTTGCCTTTTTGTCGTCATCTGGATCAATAACCGAAGAAAGCAGTACTTCCCCAGGAATGACATTCTGCGTCTCGCTATACACTTCGAGGGGAAAGTCGTTATTCTTTACCGTCCAAAAAAGAGAAAAGCGCTCCACTAACTCCATCAGTGCACTAGCGCGGGCTAGGCTTTCGTTTGAACCTTTCCCCATTTGCTTAACATTTCCCGTAATCTTTAGCCCATCTGCCCCATAGACGCTGATATAAACAGGAATACCAAGACGTCCCTTGTCAATGCGTTTTAATTCGCTAAAAACCTCAGCACCAAAATTTTTTAGCCGTTCTTCAACCAGAGAAATTGTCTCCTCCGGCGAGCGGCTTTTATCAGCTATCTTTTTAGGTGATGGAGCCAAAAATTTACCTGCTAGCATCAAAATCTCCTTACAAAAATTAATTTTTAAGGAAAGTATTTGTAAAAATCTTTTCTATGCAACACCCTCATTACTTCCACATTTTCACCATGAACTTCAATCCCAATACGATAGTCACCAACCCTAATGCGGAATCTATAAGGATAGCCTTTTAAGGGCTTAATGTTTGGGATTTCTCGAAGACTTCTGGCGGTAGGTAGCTTATGAAAAACCAAATCAAAAATTTCTTCGTAGATCTTTGCAGATTTAAGTTTTTTCAACTCTTTAAGAAAGAGCTTTCGGTAAGTTACTTTCACTACTCATCTTCCAAATATTTAAGGGCTTCCTCCTTTGAATAGAGAGGAGTTTTTTTGGCTTCATCCATAGCCTTATTAAGACAATAATCTTCTATGGTTTCTATCATTTCTGCTAAAGAAGTAGGTGAATCTGGAAAAATTCGCTGCCATAATTCAATGGGTATGAACACACCTTTCACACGGCCCTTAGCATCTGTTAGGTATTCTAGTTCTGCCATTACCTAAAACTCCTGTGGTTGATTGAAGTCTATTTTAAAGTAAAAAGGTAGGAAAGAAAAGGGCGAGAAGGGGGAGAGGAATCTCCCCCTAAAAATTTAGGCAACCTTGATTTCAATCTTCTTAGGCTTCTGAGTCTCTACCTTGGGAAGGAAAATGCGCAAAACACCAGCATCCATAGAAGCCTCTACTTTGTCCAGATCAAACTCTGGTCCAATGGTAAAGGCCCTGAAATACTCTGTGCCTCTTAGCTCTGCATAAAGAGGCTGAACATCCTCTGCGGGAAGATCAACAATTTCCCCTTTCATTTGAAGCACATTTTCTTCAATTTTTACTTCTACGCTATCTTTGGTAACTCCTGGCATATCAGCCACTAAAATCAATCCGTCATCGGTTTCGTATATATCCACCGGCGGAATCATGGGACGTTCTTTACGCACCGCCGGAGCCTGCTCTTCACGGGTAGCAAGTTCTTTGGTTTCCTTTTCAGCCATAACTCATCCCTCCTTTCTTGAAATTAGCTGGTTTTTACTTCGATTTTCTTGGCTTTCTTTTCTTCGCGCTTAGCAATGCGCACTTTAATGATGCCGTTTTGATAGGTCGCCTCTACCTGAGAAGGATCTATGGACTCGGGCAAAGAAACCGCCCTGGTAAACCGTCCGTTAAAACGTTCCTGACGGTAGTAACGGGCAGGATCAACTTTTTCTACTTTAAGCGCTTTGGTAGCATCCCTTTCGCCACTAATGGAAAGGATATTGTCTTCGATGGTTAAGTCTATCTTGTCAATCTCTATGCCTGGTGCAAAAAGATACACATATACTGCATCGTTTGTCTCTCCAATGTTAATTACCGGAAAAGTCCCACGCGCTATCGTACGCATGGGCACAAAAGGGCTAGTAAACTCAAAAAGTCTGTCAACTTCTTCTTGCAAACGTTCAAATTCACGGAATGGATCAAAAAAATCTATTCCCCAACCAATAGGCATAATTGCCACCTCCTTTTAGGATTTTGCTTTCAATTTCTCTTCCTAGCTGAGAAAATAAGCACTGCTTTTCTTGATGCAAGGGAAGGGTTAGTCTGTTAAAAAATCTGTTTTATGATGAAAACTAGCCTTATAAGTTAAGTCCAATTAAGGAGGTTGCAATGATTATTGCCGTAATGAGTGATAGCCACGATGCTATTCCTAACTTGCGCCAGGCGGTAAATCTTGCCAATGAAAAAAAAGCCCAGGTTTTAATCCATTGTGGCGATTTGATTTCGCCCTTTATGGTACTTGAGCTTGCCAAGTTTAAAGGTGAAGTCCACTTAATCCTGGGAAACAATCCCGGAGATGTCTGGCTTCTTACCCAAAGAATCGCGGACTTTAAAAACATCCACTTCCACGGACAACATGCCTTTTTAGAAATTGCCGGGCTAAAAATCGCAGTGTGTCATTTCCCTGCCATGGCGGAGGGGCTAGCTGCCACAGGTAAATACGACGTAGTCTGTTATGGCCATTCCCACGAATATGATGTTCAAAAGGTGGGCAATACCCTTCTTCTTAATCCTGGAGAAATATTAGGCAAAGAAGGGCCTCCAACTATGATTATTTTTGACACCGAGACCAAAAACGTAGAAAAGGTGACCATTGATGCGGGTTGCTGTTGATACCGGCGGCACTTTTACGGATTTTGTTGCTGAAATAGAAGGAAAACTTATCACGCACAAAGTATCCTCCACACCGGAAGATCCATCCCGGGCCGTATTAACCGGCTTAAAACAAATGGGGTGCCCTTCCCCGGAAGTGCTACTCCATGGAACAACCGTTGGCACCAACGCCTTTTTAACACGCAAAGGAGCCAAGGTTCTTTTGGTTACCACCAGGGGTTTTGAAGACGTAATCTTTATTGGTCGGCAAAACAGACCCAAGCTCTTCGACTTTTTTGTGGAAAAACCAAAACCCATTATTTCCGCAAGCCAAATAGTGGGATTAAACGAACGCGTAAATGCCAAAGGAGAAATTTTGAAGGCCCTATCCAAAGAAGAGCTTTCGTTACTAAAAAAACTTCTAGAAAAGAAAAAGTTTGAGGCGGTTGCGGTGAGCTTTTTGCACTCCTATGCCAATCCCAAACACGAACAACTAGTAAAAGAAGCCCTTAAAGACACAGGCCTTTTTATTTCGCTTTCTTCTGAAATTTTGCCTGAGTTTCGTGAGTTTGAGCGGACCTCTACCACCCTGGTAAATGCCTATCTTGCTCCGGTAATGGCCTCTTACGTAAGCAATTTAAAACGCAACCTAGAAGAGACAAAGCTTTTTCTAATGCAATCAAGTGGGGGGCTTATGCCCGCAGAAGCCGTGGGGAAATGGGCTGCGGCCACTCTTCTTTCCGGCCCCGCTGCAGGCGTTTACGGGGCCTTTTCCTTGGCAAGGGCGCTGGGACGGCCACGAATCATCACCTTTGACATGGGGGGAACCTCCACTGATGTTTCCCTGTGTGACGGCGCTCCCACCTTTACCCGACAATACAGCCTAGAAGGCTATCCAGTGCATTTAAAACAAATCGACATCCATACCATTGGCGCAGGCGGAGGCTCTTTAATTTATTTTGACCGGGGCAGGGCTTTAAAAGTCGGGCCGGAAAGCGCTGGCGCTATGCCAGGGCCAGCGTGTTACGGTCGCGGGGGCCAAAGACCCACCGTTACCGACGCTAATCTCCTACTTGGCCGCCTTTTGCCGGACTTTTTTCTCGGTGGCCGCTTAAAACTGCACATGGAACTTGCGCAAAAAGCCTTTGCCAAGTTGGCTAAAGAATCTTCTCTTTCCCTTTATGAACTCGCTTTGGGTGCCATAGAAATAGTGAACACCAATATGGAACAGGCTGTAAAAAAGGTCTCTGTAGAAAGAGGCCTTGATCCGCAGGACTTTACATTGGTGTGTTTTGGAGGGGCAGGGGGGCTTCATGCCACAGCGCTGGCAGAAAGATTGCGCATCAAGGAAGTCTTGGTGCCCAGGTTTTCCGGAGTGCTTTCAGCACTTGGCCTTTTGATGGCACGCCCTTCCTTTGATTTTTCACGTGCTGTTTTTCTGCGTAACTACGAAGTGGCCTTTGAATATCTTTTGCCACTTCTTGAAGAACTTGCTGCTTCTGCCTTAAAAGAACTTGCACGATACGGATACCAACGCGAAGAACTGCGCGCTGAGGCTGAAATTGACCTGCGCTATCAAGGACAGTCCTATGAACTAACCCTCCCCTTTACTTATGATTTCAAAGAACGTTTCCATGCCTTACATCAACGCCTTTACGGCTACAGCATGCCCCTTGCTCCGCTTGAAGTCACTGCGGTAAGGCTCAACCTCTCTCTTGATCCCCCTAAAATCGAACTTCCGCGCTTAACCAACAAAAAGCTACCAGGTAAAGTCTTTACCGAAGTTTTACTCCCTAACGGCCAATTAGAAAAAACAGCAGTTTTGGTGTGGGAAGACCTCCCTGCAGGATATGAAACCAAAGGCCCGGCACTGATTGTAGGTGAGTTTGCTACTATCTGGGTTGAGCCAGGTTGGCGGGCTTTTTGTGACCAGTATGGAAACGTTTGGCTTACCCGTTGACGCCCTTTATCCCTACTGTTAGCCTAGAGAGCAAAGCTTAATCACAGGAGTTTGTCATGAGAAGGTTCCTGTCCCTTGTAATCCTTTTCCTTTTAATATTTGCAACAAATCTCCTAGCCAAGCAGGTAACGGTCGCCATTTTGCCTTTCAAAATAAACGCCAAAGAAGATCTATCGTATGTTAAGCAAGGCATTCAAGATATGCTTAGCACCAGACTTTATGATGACGGAAAAGTCATCGTTGTTGACCAAGCCAAAGTAAACGAAGCCCTAAAAGATATTAAAGAGCCAATTACCTCTGAAAAGGCCCGTGAACTAGGGAAAACACTTGGGGCTGATTACGTGGTTATCGGAAGCCTTACCTCTTTCGGCCAAAAAGTAAGCCTTGATGCCAAAATCATCCCTGTAAACGAAAACAAACCGCCTTTTGCCGTATATACCTATGCCAACGATTTAGATGACCTAGTCCCAAAGCTTGATGATTTTGCCAAACGCGGCCTTGCCTACCTTGAAGGCAAGCCCTTTGATGCGCTTGCAAACGAGAAGCCAATAGAACCTACTCCTGTGGCAGAACCCAAAGCCCTGGCACGGCCTGTAGCTCCTCCCCCTGCTGATGTAAACAAAATGCACCCTGAAAGGGTCTTTCGCATGGAACAGCCCGAAGCTTCAAATGTGCAAGCACCACAGGGCCCACCTCCTGCCCCAGAGGTCCGTGCCCCCAAATACTCTGAAGTTGATTCCTGGCCTGATTATCGCCCAGAGGAAGTGGCTCCTCAAGCTCCACCAGCACCACAGTATCAGGTTCAACAAAAGCCCAAGAAAAAGAGCTTTTGGTCTAAGCTCCTTCCCTGGAACTGGTTCGGTAGAGACGAAGAAGAGGTGATAGCCCCTAAGGGGAGCGTGCCTCCACCACCTCCACCACCTCAAGCCCCAGGTACTCAAGCCACGGCTCCTCAATCACCTGGTACCCCTCCACCGCCTCCAGGGGACGCTCAGCCTGCCTCAGGTGCTCAAGCACCTTCTCAGGGAGGTAAGACCTGGGAATGGTATTAAAAAAACGCCAGAGCACCGGGACAAATTCATCAAACTCGAAATCCTTAAGACACTTCGCCTGGCAGTCTCTGGGGTCTTCACCATTGATGACACAATCACATTTTACCGCGCAAACAAACGCACGGCCGTAAGGCGCCCAGTTGCGCCAGGAGGTAGGCCCAAAAATAGCTAGGGTATAAAGCCCAAGAGCTGAAGCCAAATGGCTCACCCCTGAGTCATGGCCAATAAAGGCAAAGGCCTTTTTCATTACGCCTTGTAAGGTTTCGACTTCTTCACAAAAAATACAGGAAAAGCCTGAAGCCTTCTTAAGGCCTATTTCCGCAGGGCCTAACAAAAATAACGGCGCAAAGCCCAAATCCTCAAGAAACTCGTAAAGTTTTCGCCAGAAGGCCAGAGGGAGATTCTTAAGAGGGCTTCCACTTCCAGGATGTAGCAGAATCCTAGACCCAATGGGGCTATCACCGAAGAGAAAAAGACCATCTTTTTTTATAGAAGCTAGCTTAAATTTTTTTCCACCCTGCGAAAAAAGACCCTCAACCTGAGTCAGGGCAAGATGCCTGTTCTCAAAAGGCCTTGATGGCAAAAAAACCGGCTTTACAGGTAAAAAACTATTTATAACTTCTTCAAGAGACGATGAAGCTGCAAAAACGTAGGCTTTTGACACATCCGAGGCCAAACTTGGCAAGACCTGTAGGCTTGTGGGAAAAGAATTTTCCACTAACCTGGCTTGCTCAAAAAGTTTACGCACTTCATTCCTGGCAAAAAGGATAAGTGGAGTACCTGGATGCAATTTTTTTATTTTTCTGATAGCAAGACGAGCCAGGAGAAGGTCTCCCAAAGCTCCCTCATGCCAGACAATTATCATTCCGCAGGATGGCCTACAGAAGCAAGATAAACTACAGTTTCTTCCTCACCGTCAAGGCCCAGGAGTTCGTTTACCTCATCGTCAAAAAAGGCGCCGATAGGGCAAGCCCCAAGCCCCATAGCTGAAGCTGCCAAAAGGACATTCTGGCAAATATGAGCCACATCCATAAAAATATATCGCACCCCGCGAGAGCCATACTTACTCATGGTACGCCTCGGAATAACTGACCAGACAAAAACAAGCGGGGCTCTGGCACACATGTACTGTGAAAGAGAGGCCTCTGCCAGGGCCTGGCCAAATTCACCCTGGGCAAGCTGCTCAAGCGCAAAATCCTGCACCTCAAGATGATAAATCCCCGCAGGGAGCTCTTCGGCACGATTCACAAACAGATAAGTCTCAACAGGATATAGCGCCCCTGCCGAAGGAGCAGTGCGCAAGAGATAGCGCCCAACTTCTGCGGTAATCCCCTGAGCTGCAAAACAAAGAAGCGCAATCTCATCAAGGGTCAACGCCTGAGGGAGATATTTTCTGATTGAGCGGCGCGAAACAAGGGCCTGCCAGAGGTTCTCTGGCCCAAAACGTGGCCTTGGTAAAGACAGCCGGGGAGCATCCGGATAAACCTTAAACCAGGGAGCCGGAGTAATATTTTCTTCCCTGCGCAAGAAAAGTTCTTTGCGGTCGTGTTTAGTAGCCTGGATAAATTTAAACCCGAGAGATTTTTTATAATCAGGCATGGTGTTTCCCCTGAGTTTTTTGGCGGCGCCTTTTGCGTCTTTTTCCAGGAATCTCTAAACTCAAGATCTCTTTTTCTAATTTAATGATGATTTGGGCAAGGGAAAGGGCCTCGGTAAAATAGCTTTTTCGGGCGAGGCGAGTAGGCATTCTGTTGCCGCGTAAAAGATGAAACTTGATAGGCCAAGTGCCTGCCAGGACCTGCAGCGTATTTTCGAAAAGCTCTTTCTTGAAATCAAAAGGATAAAAGACTTTTTTCATGTAATCACGGATGAGCTGGGTGGGGCGCCCTGTTCTTTCGGGAAAGCGGGCCAGGCGACCTTCCCCCACCAAAAAGGGATAAAGAAACAGAGCAAGTTTCTGGGCCTCGGTTAGTTCTTCTCTTTTGGCCTTTTTGTCTCCCCAGGAAAGAAGCTTAAAGAAAAATTTTTTCTCTTCTGCAGGGGCCTTTTCAAGGTATTTCCCGTAAGAGGGAAAAATTTCTTTAAATAAGCCGCTTTTTAGCATGAGCTCTGCCCAGGGCCTTGTCCAAAAGCCTAAAACATCCTTTAGCCATTCATCGCGAATCCGCATCACGGGGCAAAGCATTATCTTTTCGCGGTGGCGTAAAATGGCCTCCCAGGTGTTTTCTTCAATAACAAAGCCTGTGCGGGCTGCGTGCCGTATGGCCCGAATCATGCGCACCGGATCCCTTATGAAACGTATGTCAGGAGGCCCTATCACCCGAATGATACCCGCGCGCAAGTCCTTCATGCCGCCCACGTAATCGATTATGCTGAAATCGGAAATATTGTAAAAAAGGGCATTTATCGTGAGGTCTCGGCGAAAAGCATCTTGGTAAGGAGTGCCAAAGACTTCTATCCCCTCTTCAGCAGTTTCAGGCCCACGAAAGGTTACCACTTCAATAAACTTTCCCTTAGGAAAATACACATGGACCAGACGAAAGCGTCTGCCTATGATGCGGCTCCAGCGAAAAAGCTTGCGAATCTCCTCAGGGCGGGCGTCTGTGCCTACGTCGAAGTCTTTGGGCTTAATTCCTAAGAGAAGATCTCTTACGCTTCCACCCACCAAGTAGGCAAGATAGCCTGCTTTTTTGAGACGATAGAGGACTTTTAAGGCCTCAGGCGAAATATCTTTACGGGAGATATTATGCTCTCCACGAGGAATAATAACCGGCTGAGGAATATCTTTTTCGGCAAATAATTCGCCTTGCTTTAAGTTCTTTTCCTTTAACAACATTTTCTATTTTCTGACCCATAAGTAAAATGGCATACATCCTTAAAAGACCTTTGCAAAATTGCCAAGATCAGGAACGGACCCTAAAACTGACCTTAAGAAAAAGTGTTTGCAAAGGTCTCACTTCAGTTTACTCAATTTGCAGCACTTTTACGAAAGACCTTGGGATCAATGCCGTATTTTTTTATTTTGTAATTTAGGATTCTCAAGCTCGTATCAAGTATTCTTGCGGCTTTACTCTGATTCCCCCGAGCCTCTTTTAAGGCTTCCACTATAAGCTCAACTTCTACTTCTTTTACTGCCTGCGCCAGACTCTTAGTGGTTTTGGTGCTTGAGCTTTCAGCAGTTTGCAGGCTTTGGGGCAGGTGATAGCTACGGATGACCTCCTCGTCGCAAACAAGCACCGCCCGTTCAATTACATTTTCAAGTTCGCGTACGTTTCCTGGCCAGTGGTATTGCACGAGAAGATCTATCGCCGGAGAAGAAAGGCGTTTTATATTCTTGCCGTACTCTTTGCTATATTTTTCGAGGAAAAACTCCGCAAGAGGAATAATATCAGTGGCCCTTTCCCTAAGGGGCGGAAGATATATGGGAAAGACATTTAAGCGGTAATATAGATCTTCCCGAAACAGACCCTGTTCTACGAGCTCTTCCAGGTTACGATTAGTAGCGGTAATAATACGCACGTCAACTTTGATGGGCTTGGTGCCGCCTACCCGGTAAAATTCTTTTTCCTGAATAACGTGTAAAAGCTTGGCCTGAAGAGGAAGTGGCAGATCACCTATCTCATCAAGAAAAATCGTACCTCCGTTTGCCTCTTCAAATAGGCCTTTTTTGCGGCCAAGGGCGCCGGTGAAGGCCCCACGTTCATAGCCAAAAAGCTCTGATTCAATCAGGTTTGCTGGAAGCGCAGTACACGCCACGGTAATAAAAGGGCCACTTGCCCGGGGGCTATTAAAATGGATTATCTTGGCAATCAACGACTTTCCCGTTCCTGATTCGCCCCTTAGAAGCACCGTGGCCGAGCTTGGCGCGACCCGTTCGATCATCTGTAGGACTTCTTGCATGCGCGAACTAAGGCCAATGAAGTTCTCCAAACGATATT
Above is a window of Thermodesulfatator atlanticus DSM 21156 DNA encoding:
- a CDS encoding poly(A) polymerase, with the protein product MLLKEKNLKQGELFAEKDIPQPVIIPRGEHNISRKDISPEALKVLYRLKKAGYLAYLVGGSVRDLLLGIKPKDFDVGTDARPEEIRKLFRWSRIIGRRFRLVHVYFPKGKFIEVVTFRGPETAEEGIEVFGTPYQDAFRRDLTINALFYNISDFSIIDYVGGMKDLRAGIIRVIGPPDIRFIRDPVRMIRAIRHAARTGFVIEENTWEAILRHREKIMLCPVMRIRDEWLKDVLGFWTRPWAELMLKSGLFKEIFPSYGKYLEKAPAEEKKFFFKLLSWGDKKAKREELTEAQKLALFLYPFLVGEGRLARFPERTGRPTQLIRDYMKKVFYPFDFKKELFENTLQVLAGTWPIKFHLLRGNRMPTRLARKSYFTEALSLAQIIIKLEKEILSLEIPGKRRKRRRQKTQGKHHA
- a CDS encoding sigma-54 interaction domain-containing protein — protein: MQPREVEELSCLYEIAKTLSSSLNMREALEEVLAILAKKLDMRRGTITIFNPRTQEIQIEVAHGLTADARKRGRYRLGEGITGQVVATGQPIVVPAIAEDPRFLNRTRSRKKGEKEKISFICVPIKSGAKILGTLSVDRIFSEEISLEEDVRFLTIISGLIAQSVANIQAIQEEKEKLLEENLKLKQELKGKYRLENFIGLSSRMQEVLQMIERVAPSSATVLLRGESGTGKSLIAKIIHFNSPRASGPFITVACTALPANLIESELFGYERGAFTGALGRKKGLFEEANGGTIFLDEIGDLPLPLQAKLLHVIQEKEFYRVGGTKPIKVDVRIITATNRNLEELVEQGLFREDLYYRLNVFPIYLPPLRERATDIIPLAEFFLEKYSKEYGKNIKRLSSPAIDLLVQYHWPGNVRELENVIERAVLVCDEEVIRSYHLPQSLQTAESSSTKTTKSLAQAVKEVEVELIVEALKEARGNQSKAARILDTSLRILNYKIKKYGIDPKVFRKSAAN
- a CDS encoding Hsp20/alpha crystallin family protein, with amino-acid sequence MPIGWGIDFFDPFREFERLQEEVDRLFEFTSPFVPMRTIARGTFPVINIGETNDAVYVYLFAPGIEIDKIDLTIEDNILSISGERDATKALKVEKVDPARYYRQERFNGRFTRAVSLPESIDPSQVEATYQNGIIKVRIAKREEKKAKKIEVKTS
- a CDS encoding metallophosphoesterase codes for the protein MIIAVMSDSHDAIPNLRQAVNLANEKKAQVLIHCGDLISPFMVLELAKFKGEVHLILGNNPGDVWLLTQRIADFKNIHFHGQHAFLEIAGLKIAVCHFPAMAEGLAATGKYDVVCYGHSHEYDVQKVGNTLLLNPGEILGKEGPPTMIIFDTETKNVEKVTIDAGCC
- a CDS encoding hydantoinase/oxoprolinase family protein codes for the protein MRVAVDTGGTFTDFVAEIEGKLITHKVSSTPEDPSRAVLTGLKQMGCPSPEVLLHGTTVGTNAFLTRKGAKVLLVTTRGFEDVIFIGRQNRPKLFDFFVEKPKPIISASQIVGLNERVNAKGEILKALSKEELSLLKKLLEKKKFEAVAVSFLHSYANPKHEQLVKEALKDTGLFISLSSEILPEFREFERTSTTLVNAYLAPVMASYVSNLKRNLEETKLFLMQSSGGLMPAEAVGKWAAATLLSGPAAGVYGAFSLARALGRPRIITFDMGGTSTDVSLCDGAPTFTRQYSLEGYPVHLKQIDIHTIGAGGGSLIYFDRGRALKVGPESAGAMPGPACYGRGGQRPTVTDANLLLGRLLPDFFLGGRLKLHMELAQKAFAKLAKESSLSLYELALGAIEIVNTNMEQAVKKVSVERGLDPQDFTLVCFGGAGGLHATALAERLRIKEVLVPRFSGVLSALGLLMARPSFDFSRAVFLRNYEVAFEYLLPLLEELAASALKELARYGYQREELRAEAEIDLRYQGQSYELTLPFTYDFKERFHALHQRLYGYSMPLAPLEVTAVRLNLSLDPPKIELPRLTNKKLPGKVFTEVLLPNGQLEKTAVLVWEDLPAGYETKGPALIVGEFATIWVEPGWRAFCDQYGNVWLTR
- a CDS encoding CsgG/HfaB family protein, producing MRRFLSLVILFLLIFATNLLAKQVTVAILPFKINAKEDLSYVKQGIQDMLSTRLYDDGKVIVVDQAKVNEALKDIKEPITSEKARELGKTLGADYVVIGSLTSFGQKVSLDAKIIPVNENKPPFAVYTYANDLDDLVPKLDDFAKRGLAYLEGKPFDALANEKPIEPTPVAEPKALARPVAPPPADVNKMHPERVFRMEQPEASNVQAPQGPPPAPEVRAPKYSEVDSWPDYRPEEVAPQAPPAPQYQVQQKPKKKSFWSKLLPWNWFGRDEEEVIAPKGSVPPPPPPPQAPGTQATAPQSPGTPPPPPGDAQPASGAQAPSQGGKTWEWY
- a CDS encoding Hsp20/alpha crystallin family protein, which gives rise to MAEKETKELATREEQAPAVRKERPMIPPVDIYETDDGLILVADMPGVTKDSVEVKIEENVLQMKGEIVDLPAEDVQPLYAELRGTEYFRAFTIGPEFDLDKVEASMDAGVLRIFLPKVETQKPKKIEIKVA
- a CDS encoding type II toxin-antitoxin system RelE family toxin, which codes for MKVTYRKLFLKELKKLKSAKIYEEIFDLVFHKLPTARSLREIPNIKPLKGYPYRFRIRVGDYRIGIEVHGENVEVMRVLHRKDFYKYFP
- a CDS encoding SagB/ThcOx family dehydrogenase, producing MPDYKKSLGFKFIQATKHDRKELFLRREENITPAPWFKVYPDAPRLSLPRPRFGPENLWQALVSRRSIRKYLPQALTLDEIALLCFAAQGITAEVGRYLLRTAPSAGALYPVETYLFVNRAEELPAGIYHLEVQDFALEQLAQGEFGQALAEASLSQYMCARAPLVFVWSVIPRRTMSKYGSRGVRYIFMDVAHICQNVLLAASAMGLGACPIGAFFDDEVNELLGLDGEEETVVYLASVGHPAE